One segment of Triticum aestivum cultivar Chinese Spring chromosome 2A, IWGSC CS RefSeq v2.1, whole genome shotgun sequence DNA contains the following:
- the LOC123186021 gene encoding myb-related protein Zm38, whose translation MGRSPCCCHDAGVKKGPWTEEEDKALVEHIQKRGGNVGSWRGLPKAAGLNRCGKSCRLRWTNYLRPDIKRGNFSDEEERLIITLHAGLGNKWSTIATHLEGRTDNEIKNYWNTHIRKKLLRMGVDPVTHQQLPPDRTNHDVNGAAAALLWAAAAASLGGLDTGALMQAQLLQQLLQAIGSNNSTTGLIANLAAANTVLNSSSSFVPNQMNYLQTGYLCNNSNLSEQHVVQQQLTNDTSPGTSSFAAAEPADQLCNTAASYDVAPAGDWSLTQEFGGLLEPMMELPGLCSLEGDSFWKDILEDSYRL comes from the exons ATGGGGAGGTCGCCGTGCTGCTGCCACGACGCCGGCGTGAAGAAAGGGCCGTGGACGGAGGAGGAGGACAAAGCGCTGGTGGAGCATATCCAGAAGCGCGGCGGGAACGTCGGAAGCTGGCGCGGCCTGCCCAAGGCCGCCGGGCTCAACCGCTGCGGCAAGAGCTGCCGCCTCCGGTGGACTAACTACCTCCGTCCTGACATAAAGCGCGGCAACTTCTCCGACGAGGAGGAACGCCTCATCATCACCCTCCACGCCGGCCTCGGCAACAA GTGGTCGACAATCGCGACGCACCTGGAGGGCCGGACGGACAACGAGATCAAGAACTACTGGAACACGCACATCCGCAAGAAGCTGTTGCGCATGGGCGTCGACCCCGTCACGCACCAGCAACTGCCACCCGACCGGACCAACCACGACGTcaacggcgccgccgccgcgctcctctgggcggcggcggccgcgagccTCGGCGGCCTGGACACCGGCGCCCTCATGCAGGCGCAGCTTCTGCAGCAGCTGCTCCAGGCCATCGGCTCTAACAACAGCACCACCGGCCTCATAGCCAACCTGGCAGCAGCAAACACAGTGCTGAACTCAAGCAGCAGCTTCGTTCCGAACCAGATGAACTACCTGCAGACGGGTTATCTCTGCAACAACTCCAATTTGTCAGAGCAGCACGTGGTGCAGCAGCAGCTGACCAATGATACGTCTCCGGGGACAAGCTCCTTTGCAGCAGCTGAACCGGCTGATCAGCTCTGCAACACTGCCGCTTCATATGATGTTGCACCCGCGGGTGACTGGTCGCTGACGCAGGAGTTCGGCGGCTTGCtggagcccatgatggagctgcccGGGCTGTGCTCTCTCGAGGGTGACTCTTTCTGGAAGGACATATTGGAAGACAGCTACCGTTTATAG